Proteins from one Fragaria vesca subsp. vesca linkage group LG6, FraVesHawaii_1.0, whole genome shotgun sequence genomic window:
- the LOC101307412 gene encoding histone deacetylase HDT3-like: MSSEGKVHPVASNGDLTKKPFKIFVGYDPREDLAYEVCRHSILKRSSIPVEIVPIKQSELRKNGLYWRERGQFESTEFSFTRFLTPHLSNYDGWAMFVDCDFLYLADIKELTDLIDDKYAIMCVQHDYTPKETTKMDGAVQTVYPRKNWSSMVLYNSGHPKNKVLTPEVVNKETGAFLHRFQWLEDDDIGSIPFVWNFLEGHNQVVENDPSTFPKSIHYTRGGPWFEAWKHCEFADLWLKEMEEYNQEAQKKGVEVKSGESVVVEPGTTLVHLSQACLGEVKKGKGSDSISLFVKIGDQKLVIGHLYAEKIPQLYFDLVFDKKFVLSHDGKSGSVHIHGYIANTGTFVTAEPKVSLEEAKNEIKSDHKDSSSDDDDDDDDDEEFDQVKSVEDGSEDDDQSSDDDDDSEEEHEETPNKVEGSNKRAAESSKTPVQKKAKFVTPEKTGGKKGAVHTATPYPSKQAVKKPANSDQTKQQSSNSSGIGAFRCNPCNRSFNSDGALQSHTKAKHGAAK; encoded by the exons ATGAGTAGTGAAGGGAAGGTTCATCCAGTGGCTTCCAATGGAGATTTGACCAAAAAGCCCTTCAAGATCTTTGTGGGTTATGATCCACGTGAAGATCTCGCATATGAGGTCTGCCGCCACTCAATATTGAAGCGATCTTCAATCCCTGTTGAGATTGTACCAATCAAACAATCGGAGCTGAGGAAGAACGGCCTCTACTGGCGCGAAAGAGGGCAGTTTGAGAGCACCGAGTTTTCTTTCACTCGGTTCTTGACTCCACATTTGTCCAACTATGATGGCTGGGCAATGTTTGTGGATTGTGATTTTCTTTACCTCGCTGACATTAAGGAACTCACAGATTTGATTGATGATAAGTATGCTATAATGTGTGTCCAACATGATTATACTCCAAAGGAGACGACAAAGATGGATGGGGCGGTGCAAACTGTGTACCCGAGGAAGAACTGGTCTTCCATGGTCCTGTATAACTCTGGCCATCCCAAGAACAAGGTCCTGACACCCGAGGTTGTGAATAAGGAAACAGGTGCTTTTCTTCATAGGTTTCAGTGGCTTGAGGATGATGATATCGGATCGATCCCATTTGTTTGGAACTTTCTTGAAGGACATAACCAGGTTGTGGAAAATGATCCCTCAACTTTCCCCAAGTCGATTCACTATACTCGTGGAGGACCATGGTTTGAGGCCTGGAAGCATTGTGAGTTTGCAGACTTATGGTTGAAGGAGATGGAGGAGTACAACCAGGAAGCACAGAAGAAAG GTGTTGAGGTAAAGAGTGGAGAGTCTGTTGTTGTTGAACCTGGTACTACCTTAGTCCATCTTTCACAG GCCTGTCTGGGTGAGGTCAAGAAAGGAAAGGGAAGTGATTCTATTTCACTCTTTGTGAAAATCGGTGATCAGAAGCTTGTTATTGGACATCTTTATGCTGAAAAAATACCTCAGTTATATTTTGATCTTGTGTTTGATAAAAAGTTTGTGCTATCTCATGATGGGAAAAGTGGGAGTGTCCACATCCATGGATATATTGCTAATACAGG GACTTTCGTTACTG CTGAACCAAAGGTGAGTCTTGAGGAAGCTAAGAATGAAATTAAATCCGATCATAAGGATTCTAGTAGTGATGATGATGATGATGATGATGATGATGAAGAGTTTGATCAG GTCAAGAGTGTGGAAGATGGCAGTGAAGATGATGATCAAAGTAGTGATGATGATGATGATAGTGAAGAAGAGCATGAAGAGACTCCAAATAAG GTCGAGGGGAGCAACAAGCGTGCTGCTGAGAGTAGTAAAACACCTGTTCAAAAGAAGGCAAAGTTTGTTACTCCCGAGAAAACTG GTGGCAAGAAAGGAGCTGTCCACACAGCAACTCCTTACCCTTCAAAACAGGCTGTGAAGAAACCTGCAAATTCTGACCAGACAAAGCAGCAGAGTTCAAACTCTAGTGGCATTGGTGCATTCCGTTGCAACCCCTGCAACAG GTCGTTTAACTCAGATGGTGCACTGCAAAGTCATACAAAGGCAAAGCATGGAGCTGCAAAGTAA
- the LOC101307130 gene encoding tocopherol O-methyltransferase, chloroplastic-like, producing MASTRLSYQTCGWSSSSAAGTTTTTLLPPRTCLGVVRASAKKRAFELRVVAETAMEAVELKKDIAEFYDESSALWEDLWGDHMHHGFYDPKADDVSVSDHRAAQTRMIDEVLRFAGISEKLPIGKGKNVVDVGCGIGGSSRYLASKYGANCKGITLSPVQAQRANALAAAQGLANKASFQVADALAQPFPDGQFDLVWSMESGEHMPDKAKFVDELVRVAAPGATIILVTWCHRDLGPSEQSLKPDEKKLLDKICNAFYLPAWCSTADYLKLLESYSLEDIKAEDWSPYVAPFWPAVIRSALTFKGFFSLLRTGTKTIRGALAMPLMIQGFKKDLIKYSIITCRKPE from the exons ATGGCATCGACGAGACTGAGCTACCAGACGTGCGGGTGGTCCTCGTCGTCGGCAGCAGGAACTACTACTACTACTCTCCTTCCTCCTCGCACCTGTCTCGGTGTGGTTCGTGCGAGCGCGAAGAAGAGAGCGTTTGAGCTTAGAGTGGTGGCGGAGACGGCGATGGAGGCGGTGGAGCTGAAGAAGGACATAGCGGAGTTCTACGACGAGTCGTCTGCGTTGTGGGAGGATCTCTGGGGCGACCATATGCACCACGGCTTCTACGACCCGAAAGCCGATGACGTTTCGGTTTCGGACCACCGCGCGGCCCAGACCCGGATGATCGACGAGGTGCTCCGATTCGCCGGCATTTCTG AGAAGTTGCCAATAGGGAAGGGGAAGAATGTGGTGGATGTTGGGTGTGGGATTGGAGGGAGCTCCAGGTATCTGGCTAGCAAATATGGAGCAAATTGCAAAGGGATTACTCTGAGTCCTGTGCAGGCTCAAAGGGCCAATGCTCTTGCTGCTGCCCAAGGCCTGGCCAATAAG GCATCATTTCAAGTTGCTGATGCTCTTGCACAACCATTTCCTGATGGCCAATTTGATCTGGTTTGGTCCATGGAGAGTGGGGAACACATGCCTGACAAAGCAAAG TTTGTTGATGAGCTGGTTCGAGTTGCTGCCCCTGGAGCAACGATAATACTTGTTACATGGTGCCACAGGGATCTTGGTCCATCTGAACAGTCCTTGAAGCCAGATGAGAAGAAGCTCTTGGACAAGATATGCAATGCTTTCTATCTTCCAGCTTGGTGTTCTACTGCTGACTACCTCAAGCTACTCGAGTCCTACTCACTCGAG GATATCAAGGCTGAGGACTGGTCTCCATATGTTGCCCCATTTTGGCCGGCAGTGATTCGCTCAGCATTGACATTTAAGGGTTTCTTTTCTCTGTTGCGCACAG GAACAAAAACAATAAGAGGAGCATTGGCAATGCCACTGATGATCCAAGGATTCAAGAAGGATCTAATCAAATATTCCATTATTACATGCCGAAAACCTGAATGA
- the LOC101306832 gene encoding delta(14)-sterol reductase-like has translation MDLGHLLHLLIPSTTSVAILALFFAYLAIAGSTLPGKLVPGAVLQDGSRLHYRCNGLISLLILAGILGAASKLDIVSLTVIADRGLELLSTTFLFSFLVALVLYAVGCKSSNRCSSLKPHVSGNLLDDWWFGIQLNPQFMGIDLKFFFVRAGMMGWLFINLSIFARSVQEGTMSQSMVLFQLFCALYILDYFIHEEYMTSTWDIIAERLGFMLVFGDLVWIPFTFSIQGWWLLSNKVELRTAAVIANCFTFVIGYLVFRGANKQKHVFKKDPKAPIWGKPPRVIGGKLLASGYWGIARHCNYLGDLLLALSFSLPCGMSSPVPYFYPIYLLILLIWRERRDEARCAEKYREIWAEYRRLVPWRILPYVY, from the exons ATGGATCTGGGTCATCTCCTCCACCTCCTGATTCCCTCTACCACCTCC GTTGCCATACTAGCATTGTTCTTTGCTTACTTGGCCATTGCCGGATCTACACTTCCCGGCAAACTTGTCCCCGGCGCCGTCTTGCAAGACGGGTCTCGTCTCCATTATCGCTGCAATG GTCTGATATCGCTTCTGATTCTGGCTGGGATTCTAGGGGCTGCTTCCAAGTTGGATATCGTATCGCTTACT GTAATAGCAGACAGAGGGCTTGAGCTGTTATCGACAACTTTCCTGTTTAGTTTCCTG GTCGCATTGGTACTTTATGCCGTTGGCTGTAAATCAAGCAACCGCTGTTCTTCCTTAAAGCCTCATGTGTCTGGGAATCTTCTAGATGACTG GTGGTTTGGAATACAGCTGAACCCTCAGTTTATGGGAATTGACCTCAA ATTTTTCTTTGTTAGAGCTGGAATGATGGGCTGGCTATTTATCAACCTTTCAATTTTCGCAAGAAGTGTCCAAGAGGGAACGATGAGTCAATCAATGGTCCTCTTCCAGTTATTCTGTGCG TTGTACATTCTGGACTACTTTATTCATGAGGAGTACATGACCTCCAC ATGGGACATAATTGCTGAGAGATTGGGCTTTATGCTGGTATTTGGAGATCTAGTGTGGATTCCTTTCACTTTCAGCATCCAG GGCTGGTGGCTTCTGAGTAACAAGGTTGAGTTAAGAACAGCCGCTGTCATTGCAAATTGCTTCACTTTTGTGATTGG GTACCTAGTATTTAGAGGAGCCAACAAGCAAAAGCATGTATTTAAGAAAGATCCCAAAGCACCTATATGGGGTAAGCCTCCAAGGGTCATTGGGGGTAAATTGCTTGCTTCTGGTTATTG GGGAATCGCAAGACACTGTAACTACCTTGGGGACTTGTTACTTGCCCTGTCTTTTAGTTTACCTTGTGGGATGAG TTCTCCAGTTCCATATTTCTACCCGATTTATCTTCTCATTCTGCTTATTTGGAGAGAAAGAAGAGATGAAGCTCGCTGTGCCGAGAAGTATAGGGAGATCTGGGCAGAATACCGCAGACTTGTTCCATGGAGAATATTACCCTATGTTTATTAA
- the LOC101307705 gene encoding splicing factor U2af small subunit B-like, producing MAEHLASIFGTEKDRVNCPFYFKIGACRHGDRCSRLHTKPSISPTLLLSNMYQRPDMLTNPGVDPQGQALDPRKIQDNFEDFYEDLFEELSKYGQIESLNICDNLADHYGNVYVQFREEEHAAAALQNLTGRFYAGRPIIVDFSPVTDFREATCRQYEENVCNRGGYCNFMHLKKISRELRRRLFGRNRRRRSRSRSRSHSPQKHPRGGYQERPHGGRGFGRRGDDERDRFNDKNRRPRSRSPGGRRGRSRSPVGRRNRSPAARESSAERRAKIEQWNREKEQVDSGDKHDNNNNNSNNNDEEWNGDNNNDQYYDPQQQQQ from the exons ATGGCGGAGCACTTGGCATCGATCTTCGGCACAGAGAAGGACAGGGTGAACTGCCCCTTCTACTTCAAGATCGGCGCGTGCCGTCACGGCGACCGCTGCTCTCGCCTTCACACCAAGCCCAGCATCAGCCCAACTCTCCTCCTCTCCAACATGTACCAGCGCCCCGATATGCTCACCAACCCCGGCGTCGACCCTCAGGGCCAGGCCCTCGACCCTCGCAAGATCCAAGACAACTTCGAG GATTTCTATGAGGATCTGTTTGAGGAGCTGAGCAAGTATGGGCAGATCGAGAGCTTGAATATCTGTGACAATTTGGCTGACCACTATG GAAATGTGTATGTTCAGTTCAGGGAGGAGGAGCACGCTGCCGCTGCGCTTCAGAATCTCACTGGGAGGTTCTATGCAG GTCGCCCCATCATTGTTGACTTTTCACCGGTGACCGACTTCCGTGAAGCTACATGTAGGCAGTATGAAGAAAATGTATGCAATCGAGGTGGCTATTGCAATTTCATGCATTTGAAGAAGATTAGCAG GGAATTGAGGAGGCGATTATTCGGAAGAAACAGGCGAAGGCGGAGCCGCAGTCGCAGCAGAAGCCATAGTCCTCAAAAGCATCCGCGCGGTGGTTATCAGGAGCGTCCACATGGAGGTCGGGGTTTTGGCAGAAGAGGAGATGATGAGAGAGATCGTTTCAATGATAAAAACAGGAGGCCTAGAAGCCGTAGTCCTGGTGGACGTAGAGGAAGAAGTAGAAGCCCTGTGGGTAGAAGGAATAGGAGTCCTGCAGCCAGGGAAAGCAGTGCTGAAAGAAGGGCTAAGATTGAGCAATGGAACCGGGAAAAGGAGCAGGTTGATTCTGGAGATAAGCATGATAACAATAATAATAACAGCAACAATAATGATGAGGAATGGAATGGTGATAATAATAATGATCAGTACTACGATCCTCAGCAGCAGCAGCAGTAG